Within Chroicocephalus ridibundus chromosome 11, bChrRid1.1, whole genome shotgun sequence, the genomic segment CAGGCTGCAGGAGGCACTGGACTTCGAGGACACGCGAGGGTACACGCTGCTGGTGGAGGCGAGGGACGGGGGCGGCCTGGTGGCGCACTGcaaggtggaggtggaggtgctggacgtgaacgacaacgcgcccgAAATCACGGTGACTTCGGTGTCGAGCCCGGTGCCCGAGGACGCGCCGGccggcacggtggtggccctgTTGAAAGTGCGGGACCGTGACTCCGGGGAGAACGGTCAGGTGTGGTGCGAGCTGTCGGGCGAGGCGCCGCTGTCGATGGTGTCGTCGTCGGTGGGGTCGTACAAGGTGGTGACGGCGAGCGCGCTGGACCGCGAGCAGGCGTCCGAGCACCGAGTGACGGTGGTGGCCAGGGACCGGGGCAGCCCGTCGCTGTCGAGCCGCGCGTCGCTGGTGCTGGAGGTgtcggacgtgaacgacaacgcgccggtgtTCGAGGAGGCGGCCTACAGCGCCTACGTGGCggagaacaacgcggcgggcgcgccgGTGGTGCGCGTGCGCGCGCGGGACGCGGACGCGGGCGCCAACGGGCGCGTGAGCTACTGGctggcgggcggcagcgcgggcgcgGCGCCCTACGTGTCGGTggaggcgcggagcggagcggtgtACGCGCAGCGCTCCTTCGACTACGAGCAGTGCCGCGAGTTCGCGGTGGCGGTGCGGGCGCAGGACGGCGGGGCGCCGTCGCGGAGCTCCACGGCCACGGTGCGCGTCTTCGTGCTGGACCGCAACGACAACGCGCCGCGCGTGCTctggccggcggcggcggcagcaggagcgggAGCGTCGGGGTCGGGAGCGTCGTCGTTGCCGGCGGCGTTCGAGGTGGTGCCGCGTTCGGCCGAGGCCGGCTACCTGGTGGgcaaggtggtggcggtggacgcggacgcgGGGCGCAACGCGTGGCTGTCGTACGAGCTGGTGCAGGCGTCGGAGCCGGCgctgttccgcgtggggctgcacagcggcgagGTGCGGACGGCGCGGGCCGTGTCGGAGAGGGACGCGGCGAAGCAGCGTGTGGTGGCCGTGGTGAAGGACCACGGGCAGCCGGCGctgtcggccacggccacgctgcacGTGGTGCTGGCCGAGAGCTTGCAGGAGGCGCTGCCGGAGCTgagcgagcgggcggcgggcgccgacTCGCCGGCCGAGCTGCAGTTCTACCTGGTGCTGGCGCTGGCGCTGCTCTCCGCCCTCTTCCTGCTGAGCGTGGCGCTGGCcgtgctggcgcggctgcgccgggccgggccgcccgccgtgctgcgctgcctgggcgCGCAGCGCTTCTCCGTGCCCGGCGCCGCCTTCCCGGCCGACTTCTGCGAGGGCACCTTGCCCTACTCCTACAACCTGTGCGTGGCGCCGGCCCGCGCCGTGGTCGAGGGCGcttggctgccgccgccgctgcccagcgTGCCCGCGGAGGAGCTGCTCGGCGCGGAGCCCTGCGGGAAGCCGAGCCCGAGCAGCAGCGCCGGCGCGGGAGAGCCGCCCACCGACGCCCCGCAGGTGTGTAAGCCCTCTCGCTCTCGCTGTTTTCTTTGATCTGTGCTGAACCTCCTTGGCTGTTCCCCTGGGATTTCGGGGGGTGGTGTTGATGGGGAGTGCTGGTCCTTGTGTCcctgaagaaaggaaagactGGGGTAACTTTATTCCATTTAGAGCAGGCCGTTACAAGAAGCACTCCTTGGTTTCTCGATAGTCACAGGTTGATGTTCAGCAGAGAGGTTTTGTCTCAAATTCTTGTGGTGCCTGAAGTCGTCTAACTTATTAAGGGTGAATGCGAATGTTTATTGTGTAGAACGAGATCCGCCGGTTCGGCGTGACAGCCTCGGGGTTAGCACTTGCAGTTGGAGATGTTTCCTTTGTGATCGAATTTTTCCCTAAAACGTTTACTTGTACCTGTTTGATGGCCAGACACAAACCCGTTGGTTAATGTTTGTTCGGTATTGGACTCAGAAAGGAAACGTGGATGTGGCTCCGTTAATGGAAACGTGACAGGTTCTTCATCCCTAGCGAAAGGAGAGAGTGTTGTCCAACTTTTGGTGGCAGGCTGCCgcagaaatggcagaaatggTAGCAGTAATGGGACGCGTTAATTCTATGTGTCTGGGGAGCGCTGATCCTCGTCTCCGTGAAGGAAGGAATGGGGTATACCCCTTCGACTCCCAGCACGAATCAAGCGGTGGCACTTCTTGGTTCTTCGGTGGTCAGACGTTCAGGCAAGAGGTTTAGAGAGAACTGTCGAATGACTTATTAACGCTGAATGCGGTAAATTAAAGGTTCTGTACGACGGAGTTGGGAAAGTGTGTTGAACGCTGGGTGTTACAGGTTTCTTCTTCCCgttcactttttttctgaagcggCTGTAGTTGGCCCTGGTTGATAGCTGTATACAAACCCGCTGGTTAATTCTGTCTTTCGAAGGAAAGGTGGGTGTGGCTCCATGAATGGAGAAGTTAGAGGTTGTTCCTACGTTCTAAATACTCCCCTTTTCAGACATTTACCCTCTCGTCTTTTGGGTgaaggctgctgcagaaatggcAGCATGAATGAGACGGATGAATTTTGTCCAGGCATGACTTTTACGAGTTCCTTGTGcagttatttctctctctctttcttgttctgttttgttttcttttgtttttatgttCTTCCATACCCTTTGGTTGTTCCCTCTTTTAACCCGTTCTGATCTTGCCTTTCATACACAAGTGAAAGTGTAGAATGAGATctcaagggagaaaaagcagcGCATTTAGCATTTCGGAGCCTGTcttgttttcctctccccttttcccaaaGAGAGGTGCTTGCACCTGGTTGATCGCCTTGAGAGGGGAATGCTAGACTGAACAACTACGAGCAACTTGTTGAAAGAGTTGTGTCTGCCTGTTTACAAGGGGAGGGCTCTACCCTTCCTGAGAACATATGTAAATAGAGAGTGAAATACTCAAAATGAGAGCAATTAGGCACATGAATGAAGTCCatttgcacatttaaaaatggTCCATGCAGAGTTTAGGGTCTTGTGCCGTCGTACAGAAGTTGGTGGAAAAGGTGTCctacaaaataaagattaaagaaTTAGATGAATGCGTTACTAGTAAGCATCAATCTGTTACACCgtggtttctgaaaaaaaaatcaaagtgccTCCCGCTGGTGTTGCTGAGCCTGATATCTCAGGTTCTGCGCGGCGCGGTCGATGTTTATATCACGTTTTGTATAGAAGAGCCAGTTATGTTTTGCTGTCCTCGTTCGAGTGATTCAAGCATGCCTGCTACAAAGATTCCTGAGGAGGACCGTGATTTTGGGGGAATGGGATGAAACTCGTAATAATCTACAGATCATATTAcgaaaaattattttacttcccATCTATAGCCAATAGCAAGTCATTTTTCCTGTGCGGTAGAAATAACATGCATCGTTTAAGAAAAGAAGGGCTTAGAGAGAAAAGGCAACGCCGGAAATCCCCGCTTTCCCTTTGAGGGAGGATCTTCCTTTGTGCTTTGTTCTATTGGTGGGGATGTGGGGAATTAATGTAGCTGTATGGCGCCCCTTTGATTTCCAGAGAGGGTGAGGAAAAAGTAATTCAAGCGGGACTGctacaaaaagctttaaaaatcatgATGGAGATTGTGCTGCAGGACTAATGGGATAAGGGTCGCAGTATTTTGCACGTTATATTCAGAAATATTAACAGATATAATATATCACCGTTACAAAAAGTGTTTCCAATTCGGTAGGGAGAAAAGACATCGCAGGAGATCCGCGGTGGACGCGAAGCGATGAGTCCGTGGCGAGTGTCCCACCGCCGCGAGCTGCCCGTGGGaaagggcggcgggcggcgctgggTAGCTGCAGTGCCGGGAGGAGGCTGCGGGCGCCGCTGTTGACCGAAGAGGAGCGAGAGGAAGGCCGGAGCGATGACGGCAGCCCCGCCCGCTGCGGCCCGGCTTGCTCGCTCGCAGGCCTGCTGGCTGGGGCGGTCGGTAGGTTTGCGAGCGTCCGAGCCGTGCGGAGCCGTGTTGCAGCGAGGCGAAGGGGCCGGCGACAGTTCCCGGGAGCGGCGAACCGGGGAAGGAGCCAGAGAGGGAGCTGTATCGTGCTGCAGATCGTCCTGTGGGAGGGGGAAAGTGCGGCGGTTCCGCGGCGACGATGTATGTGGCGGGGAGGTGGCGGTGCCGGCTAAATCGAGCCCTGCTGTGGTGTGCCCTGGTGGCAGCGTGGGAGGCGGCGTGGGGGCAGCCGCGCTACTCGGTTCCTGAGGAGATGCCGAAGGGCTCGTTCGTGGGCGACGTGGCTAAGGACCTGGCGCTGGACCTGCCGGCGATCCAAGACGGCGGCGTCCGTCTTCTGTCCGAAAGTAGGACGCGGTATTTTGCCCTTCACGGGAAGACGGGACATTTAGTGACGGCGGAGAGGATagacagagagcagctgtgcGAGAGTGTGCAGCAATGCGTGCTGCGCTGTGAGGTGATAGTGGAGGGGGAAATGAAGGTTTATGGAATCGAAGTGGAAATCACGGACATTAACGACAACGCCCCCAGCTTCAAGGAAATAGAGCTGGAGGAGAGAATAAGCGAGATGACAGCTATGGGGTCGCGTTTTCCCCTGGCCGAAGCTCACGACCCGGACGTGGGACGGAATTCCCTGCAGAGGTACGAGCTGAGCGGTGACGAGCACTTCTCGCTGTCCGTGCAGGCGGGCCCCGGCGGGGACCAGCGTCCCGAGCTGGTGCTGGCGAAggcgctggaccgggaggaggCGGCCTTTCACGAGCTGGTGCTGAGGGCGAGCGACGGCGGCGAGCCGTCGCGGACGGGCACGGCGCGGATCCGCGTGGCGGTGCTGGACGCCAACGACAACGCTCCCGCGTTCAGCCAGGCGGAGTACACGGTGCGTGTGGCGGAGGACGTGCCCGTGGGCTCCGCCCTGCTCACCGTCACGGCCACTGACGCCGACGAAGGGATGAATTGTCACGTGAAATTCTCGGTGAAGAAAATCTCAGAGAAAGCCTCAAAAATTTTCCATCTGGACTCTGAGACGGGAGCGATTACGCTGTTGCAGAGCCTGGACTTCGAGGAAGGTGACTTGTACGAATTGCAGGTGCAGGCACGAGATGCAGGAGAACTTTTCGACACAGCGAAAGTCATAATCACGGTGACAGACGTGAATGACAACGCACCCGAAATGACAGTGTCGTCGGCGCTAAGAGACATCTCTGAGGACGCCCCGCCGGGGACGGTGGTGGCCCTGCTGCACGTGCAGGACCGCGACTCGGGCCCCAACGGCCAGGTGCGGTGCAGCATCGCCGAGAGCCTCCCGTTCCGTCTGGAGaagttgtttaaaaattactACCGCGTGGTGACTGCCGAGGTGCTGGACCGTGAGGCGGTGTCGGAGTACAACGTGACGGTGCGGGCGTCGGACGGCGGTTCGCCGCCGCTGTGGAGCAGCGCGGTGCTGTCGCTGCGGGtgctggacgtgaacgacaacgcgccggtgtTCGCGGAGGCGCGGTACAGCGCGCGGGTGGCcgagaacaacgcggcgggcgcgctGGTGCTGACGGTGCGGGCGGCGGACGCGGACTGGGGTCAGAACGCGCGCGTGCGGTACCGGCTGTGGGAGGGGCGCGTGCGGGGCGCGCCGCTGTCGTCGTACGTGTCGGTGCACGCGGAGACGGGCGCGCTGTACGCGCTGCGCTCCTTCGACTACGAGGAGGTGCGCgaggtggggctgtgggtgcgggCGGAGGACGGCGGCGCGCCGTCGCTGAGCAGCAACGTGTCGGTGCGCCTGGTGATCgtggacgagaacgacaacgcgccgcagGTGCTGTACCCGCCGCCGGCGTCGGGCGCGGGCTGGGCGGGCGTGGAGCTGGCGCCGCGGTCGGCGGAGCCCGGGGCGCTGGTGgccaaggtggtggcggtggacgcggacgcgGGGCAGAACGCGTGGCTGTCGTACGAGCTGGCGAAGGCGACGGAGCCGGCgctgttccgcgtggggctgcacagcggcgagGTGCGCACGGCGCGGGTGCCGCTGTCCCGCGACGCGGCGCGGcagagcctggtggtggtggtgaaggaccacgggcgtccggcgctgtcggccacggccacgctgacGGTGGTGCTGGCCGAGAGCGTGGGCGAGCTGCTGTCGGAgctgggcagcgcggcggcggcggcggcggcggcggcggcgggcgagccgTCCGTCAGCCTGAcgcgctggctggtgctggccgtGGCGGCcgtgtcctgcctcttcctcgccttcctgctgctgctgctggcgctgcgccTGCGGCGCTGGCGCCGCTCGCAGCtgctggcggcgggcagcggcgccttGCGCGGCGTCCCGGCCTCGCACTTCGTGGGCATCGACGGCGTCCGCGCCTTCCTGCACTCCTACTCGCACGAGGTGTCGCTCACCGCCGACTCGCGCAAGAGCCAGCTCCGCTTCTCGGGCGGCAGCTGCTGCGACACCCTCccggcgcgcccgccgcccgaCGAGCCCGCGCCGCTGCTCGCCGAGGACGCCGACGGCGCCCGCCGCGCCgaccccgccgctcccccggtgAGTTCCTCCCACCACGCTTGCTCTGCCacgcctccctctccctcttctctgtcCTTTCCCACCCGTGTTCTCTGTCGTGTCTGTAGGATGAGGTTTCGTTACAAGGAAGGCAAAGCTTCGTTGATCAACTCGCTGTGTAACTCAGCTGCTCGTCGTTTCCGCTCTtctcagcctttctgtttctccatGGTAACTGGGTGGGCAACGATATGTCTTTGTATTCGTTCGTGCTTTGATCTTTGTGCACCGGGTGGAGGAAGGGACCGGGCAACAACTGGTCCCTTGTCGATGTCTGTCTGCCTGATTTGAAGATGAAGGACAACCGTAGAAGTTGTGACTATTTGTGAAGGTCCTTGGGTCGTTGTATATGAAGGGGTATTGGAGGAAATGGGAGATATGTTTTGCTGATTCCCTTTCTTTTAAGTTTGACTTCTTTGAAAAGAGAGCTAGATGTGTCTTGGCTTGACGATACATGCTATGGAAAGAGCCAtaggagggtgggagaggagagattCAAGGTATGGGAGGAGACGTAAGGAGGGGGCTTGGCCCTGTGAAGATGTTCACTGACTCCGTCTTTTCTGGAGGACAGCTCCTCATTTACATTTAGAACCACCATGTTTCTTCCCGGAAGGCTGTTGAGTAGACAAATATACGTTCCTTCTTAGTACAGTGATGTAAAGATATTGATGTGAAGTCCACGGGTGATTCTGGTGCATGTTGAAGAGAAATGGTCTAGGCAACTGGACCTTTGATGTTACACGTTTTCAAGTTATGAGTGTCAAAGGACACCATGCAAGTTGTGAATGGTTGGAGATGACAGTCCTGGGAGTCTTCGTGAGGGTCTGTTGAAGGACACAAGAGATTTGGTGTTCCCTGTTTAGTGTCCATGTGTGTTGTCATGCAATTGCATCTTCCCAAAGAATTTTTGCTAGCACATATATTATTCCAGCTGTATTGGGAGCCCTGGGTGGTTTTTCCTGTGTTCCTGTGTCATTGCAGGGTGTCATCAATTCTTAACTAACATCTGAATTGTGTAGTTAGGCGAAATGTCATAAAGGGAGCTTTATGAAGAACAAACTGTATTCGTTTTGTACTAAATACCTGAATTATGTACCTACTCTAAGTTCCATAATTTGGAAGAGTATGTTgtgatctcttcctttctgcatgtGTCAGCTGGGCTATTCTTTCTGACAATGTGTGGAAGATCTCATCTGCTATATTTGTCTGACTGTCCCATATGTGGCTTTCATGTTTACAGCTGTAAAGGGAAAGACTTCCGtagacatgttttttttttaaaaatgtcactggAAGAAATGCTCCTTTTTGTCACATGCACATGGACAGAAGTCAAATACTATGCATGGTAAAGAGAAGTTGTCTGTGtgtcttttctttcagtgggGTGTATTTCCAAATTTGGAAGATCAGGGTTTGTTACTAGACTACCTAAAATGAATCTGAAGGTGTCTCATTTTTGGATATCACACTACTCATATTCCAGCTGGCCAAGTCGTGGGTTCATCAGTTTGCTTTCCTGTTGCATGATGTTTCCCATGAGTGGTGGTTATTGCGCACTGATGTTGATTTTATATTAAAGTTTGAGAGTGACCTGTCTTGCAAGTTGCCCAACGCGCTGTGTCAGATCATGCTCTCTTTGGGGTGATACTTAGGTGACTGGGTCTCTCTTGAAGTTACAAATCACTTATGCCCTTGAGAACACTTGTCATTTTTTCAAATGAGTGTGATGAGCAGAGAAATCTCTTTGCATATGTCCATGTTGCGATCCTTGCTGTCTGTAAGGAGAAGTTGTGTGCGCAACTTTTTCTTCAATGGTGTCTGTCTGCAAAGATCATTTTCACATTGAAGATGTTTGGTCAGGGTGAAAAGTTCTGTCTGTGCTGAGACAGGTCAGGTGAAAAAGTTTGCTGTGGTATAATTAGAAATCCTTGTTGTGATCCTTGTTctccatattttttaatttgggttgtattattattattattgttattacttttattattactactactattattactattattactattattactattattattattattgttattgtctAGATGTAAATCTGGGCCTCATTTTGTCTTGTAACCTTTAAAACCTTAAAAGAGCTCTTGTGGTTGTTGGGCTGGGAGAGCAATGTGCATTCATTCCTTGAAGTTGTTTAGCTGCCAAGACAAGGACTTTGATGGACTCTGTTTGCCTAAGGTGTCACTGAATGTAATGCTCTTTTGCCCATGGCTGCTGTTTGGACAAAATATTGGATACTGTCTGTGGTCAAGTAAAGGCTGTGAATGCAGAGGAAGGAGGGTGAGAGGCTGGCTCTGAGCCATGCAAATAGGTGTGTCACTGTGGATTTGGCTGAGCAGTGGTTTGATTTCATGGCTGCTGCTGAGGCCTGTGCCATTCATGTGGTGATCGGAGATTCCCTGTCCTGAAAAACCATAAAGAATTTGCACAATAAAAGGACACGTAGAATGATGATGCATGGGCAGAAGGTTCATAATTCCTGAGTGAAAGCTCCTTTATGCATCTATATTTCCTTGGAGAACAACTATGTGGAATTTTATCATAGATGTAATTACACTTTCTTTCAAGCCTTTGTGTCCTGCAAGGTCATGGTTCATTTTCCCCATGGCTGCATACCTCTTTTGAATTTGAAACTGTGGGTGTTGTTttgtagcaaatattttcttcccttgtcaaGCCTTCAGCCACCTGAAGAAACCTAGGATGACTTACCTTGAGATAGAGGCCTATGATAAGTCTTTCCGTTTACAACTCTCTATTTGTCTGCAGATGAACAGGCTACAGAGTAGAAAAGTTGATGGGAACTGATGACTATTTCTTAAAATGAACCCTTGTACGATGCAGTCCAGAGGAAGACCTTAGGTTTGCACTTGTGCTTGAAACATCAGTGATTTGCAGGTGCTCAGGGGGATGAATTTCAACAccagcagtgaagactgagaagACTTCCCGGTGAGCTTCTCAGCAAGACTTTGTCTTTAATGGTTCCTTGCCTTCCTGATCTGATTTTGTTCAGCTCCTGGTTTCCTCTGTATGTAGGTTAAGTTTGAAgtagtggcatatcttcatttATCCACGTGTTGTGCGCTAGTGCCTCTTGCTCATCCTTCTGTTTTTGTGGAAGGCAGGAGATGTGAGGTTATATTTGCGTTCTGGTTGTGTTAGGGAGAGGGGATTAAAGCATGATGTCAGTAGAAGTGCCATCTCTGTGGAACAGTGTGTGTGATAAAAGAAGGGAGGAAATTCCCCAGAAGCTGATAGTTAGATTTTCCCCAGTCTCTGTTGGATGATTGCTCCTCTTTTAGTTCAGACATTTCAGTTCCTTGTGCTCAATATGTTTGGGCTAAGAAATATTATTACAGCTTTTCTGTTCGTTTGTGTCTGTTTTTAACTCTTGCCTCGATTGTCATGAGCTAGAGCCATTCCTCAGGGTGTCTGATGAAATGTGGAAGGTCAGATTGCTTCTAATTGTCTGAGTGCAGGGGCACTTCCTGTGCCCACCTTGAAGGGTCACAGCTGTAAGAAGGGCAGCTGTTGTGTGCATACCTGTGCTGCCAGAGGCACACTTGTTTGTagggaaagaaagcaaacccATTTCTACTGCAGTCTTCAAAGTGCAGAGCGGCAACCCAGCCCAGCCAAGGTTTCCATGAACAGAGTAGGGATCAGTGGGGGAACAAGTGCAGGGTGTTCCCCACCACATGTCCCATTGCATGATGGCCTCTcagttggagagatatgggttgGACAGgtggactgttagatggataaggatctgctggctggctgcatcaaaagagctATAGTCAGTGGCTCAGTGTCCAAGAGGAAACTGGTAACATGTGGTATTCCTCAAGGGTCTGTACTGTGTCCAATACTATTTAATGTATCTCAATAATATCTTGCTGAATGAGTGTCgtggtttcatctgggatggaCTTGACTTTCCTGCTAGCAGCTgctgtagtgctgtgttttgaatgAGGGTTggaaatagtgttggtaaaacactgacgTTTTTGTTTgagctaagcagtcaaggccttttctgctcctcatgctACCgctgccagtgagtaggctggcaGTGACCAAGAAATTGTGAGGGGATAGAGCCGgaacagctgacccaaactgaccaaagggctattccataccatgtgacatcatgtgcagtatataaagctgggggaagaagaaggaaaggggggatgtttggagttacacCGTTTGTCTTCCCATTAATCCTGATGGAggcctgctttcctggagagggctgaacatctgcctgccaatgggaagtggtgaatgaatttgTGTTTCAGGAGCTTTGCTCATGTATTTGAGTAtgtgccttttcttttactttttaaactgtgtttatctcaagccatgagtttTCTCCCTCttactcttctgattttctcccccatccagcCCTGGGAGTGAGCAGGCGGCGGCGTGGTCTTAGCTGCAGGCTGGGGTGAAACCACAACAATGACATAAAAAGTTTCTGCTTGCTATGTAGAAGGGCTGAGAGAGTagaggttcttcagcctggagaacagaaggctctggggacattTTATGGCTCCGTTTTATTATATGAAGggggcttctaagaaagatggagagagactttttatcagggcctatTGTGACAGGAGAAGacacaatggttttaaactgtaagTGGGTAGATTttgattggacataaggaagaaatgttttatggtgAAGGAGGTGAGGCATTGGAAGAGGCTTCCCAGAGAAGTAGTGGATGTGCCATCATTGGAAggtttcaaggtcaggttgtatggggctttgagcaatgtgaTCTAATGAAGGATGTCACTGCACGTGGCAGAAATGTTGGACTAAATGGTCTTTAAAAGTCCATTTTGATCCAaatcattctatggttctatgaaagaCTCAACGAGGGTTTGCACTTGTCAGTCCCTCAAGTATGGAGACGTAAAAGGTGCATCTTCTGTAAGtcacaaacaaaaaagtaaatgatGTTCTGCTATCTTACCATAGATGTATAAACATTATCTTTAGGCTGATACACTTCTCAGTGTGATTATTCTTCTCCGTAAACTAAAAATCAACAGGGGGACAAACATCCAAGACTTCCATGAGCAACCGGAAGAAATACAGGGAAGACAGGAACCCTTTGCAGGTCCAGCATGAGAGGATTGCAATGATTTTTGCTTCATTCTGTTTCTGATTATTAAATGATTACTCCAACACGAATATGTTTTGCACTACCATGAATAATTACTTCGAACTATTCACTGCGACTCAAGgatgttgcgtgaaacggggccaagtggttttggcagaagataaacccccttgcgttctaacactcctcaccgaggtgggaggctaggtgcggctaggtttaaattctgagtgatgcccaattcagcactatcagtccaattgcgtttaatatgttttaaactacgatttggatacactaatagtggactgcaccttcagtctagtcgtgctcctgaactagcacggcctctctcaagttttggtcgcgttcagtgagaaagcgaaacggctagctactgaaacagtgcagtttatttaaacaacagatatacaggttctttaggattgccggtgataaatacactgtctgcaaagcacgtgcaaacaaagatatttttaagtatacaaacgcACGACAAAATTATAAaggatacagcctggctataaatgtagggtagagattctctagagaaatttctaagtccccgagaaagcgctcggtgtaatcgaagtcttacccaaaggcatccctatgaggggaagaaaggctcagcccgtcgactgatcccggaaatcagcagtggaattcttcgcgatggtgtcttccctgacatcccctctttcttgggctatttttatattatttttttatcttcaaagtggagtttgagtgactttagtcatacgtacttttattatgattaatgtattcaaggaggagtgttcacacctcgggggcggatagcctccgggatggaggtgtgttttggtacattgtggtgagcaaagttcgcacaaaaggacagcatttcatcagcatttgacgaaatgttggctcgggtagcgtgtaggccgcttatcagttccgtagtaccatctcgtccccatatctgctattcgtcacaagggaaggccacggaacaagcgtgttccgttccatccctcgtgtagtttcgcaaacaaccttgtacagggaatcacagatgttgcattcttcgtgtgctagctgcggctgtattgtacctcagaagcctcttgattttatgactttccttaatgtgtgaacaatgctgtattttttgtattcttggccaatttagtaattattccacaaaggAGATGGCCTAAAAGTACTTGACAGCATATCTCAGTTTTAAAAGCCTTAGGAGTTGAAGCAATCAAGTGTCCCATGCTTCCTGAGT encodes:
- the LOC134521751 gene encoding protocadherin gamma-B5-like, producing MAVRQRQSERRRAFGRAVLLPAFLLVLCCRAAAERIRYAIPEELGRGSLVGPLARDLGLSPAELPARKLRLSAEKQYFTVSGESGNLYVSERLDREEMCGESASCSVSFEALVQNPLNVFHVEVAIQDVNDNAPRFVRHKFQLEINELTPPGARFYLGMAEDPDVGSNSLQGYELETNAYFEVEVKESQDGSKFAELVLRHALDRESEQSVRLVLTAVDGGDPPRSGTAQLCINVTDANDNPPVFAQDRYRASLREDAPPGSTVLNVSASDADAGTNARITYGFGETPAKVLQKFVVEAESGTIRLQEALDFEDTRGYTLLVEARDGGGLVAHCKVEVEVLDVNDNAPEITVTSVSSPVPEDAPAGTVVALLKVRDRDSGENGQVWCELSGEAPLSMVSSSVGSYKVVTASALDREQASEHRVTVVARDRGSPSLSSRASLVLEVSDVNDNAPVFEEAAYSAYVAENNAAGAPVVRVRARDADAGANGRVSYWLAGGSAGAAPYVSVEARSGAVYAQRSFDYEQCREFAVAVRAQDGGAPSRSSTATVRVFVLDRNDNAPRVLWPAAAAAGAGASGSGASSLPAAFEVVPRSAEAGYLVGKVVAVDADAGRNAWLSYELVQASEPALFRVGLHSGEVRTARAVSERDAAKQRVVAVVKDHGQPALSATATLHVVLAESLQEALPELSERAAGADSPAELQFYLVLALALLSALFLLSVALAVLARLRRAGPPAVLRCLGAQRFSVPGAAFPADFCEGTLPYSYNLCVAPARAVVEGAWLPPPLPSVPAEELLGAEPCGKPSPSSSAGAGEPPTDAPQVCKPSRSRCFL
- the LOC134522106 gene encoding protocadherin gamma-A12-like → MYVAGRWRCRLNRALLWCALVAAWEAAWGQPRYSVPEEMPKGSFVGDVAKDLALDLPAIQDGGVRLLSESRTRYFALHGKTGHLVTAERIDREQLCESVQQCVLRCEVIVEGEMKVYGIEVEITDINDNAPSFKEIELEERISEMTAMGSRFPLAEAHDPDVGRNSLQRYELSGDEHFSLSVQAGPGGDQRPELVLAKALDREEAAFHELVLRASDGGEPSRTGTARIRVAVLDANDNAPAFSQAEYTVRVAEDVPVGSALLTVTATDADEGMNCHVKFSVKKISEKASKIFHLDSETGAITLLQSLDFEEGDLYELQVQARDAGELFDTAKVIITVTDVNDNAPEMTVSSALRDISEDAPPGTVVALLHVQDRDSGPNGQVRCSIAESLPFRLEKLFKNYYRVVTAEVLDREAVSEYNVTVRASDGGSPPLWSSAVLSLRVLDVNDNAPVFAEARYSARVAENNAAGALVLTVRAADADWGQNARVRYRLWEGRVRGAPLSSYVSVHAETGALYALRSFDYEEVREVGLWVRAEDGGAPSLSSNVSVRLVIVDENDNAPQVLYPPPASGAGWAGVELAPRSAEPGALVAKVVAVDADAGQNAWLSYELAKATEPALFRVGLHSGEVRTARVPLSRDAARQSLVVVVKDHGRPALSATATLTVVLAESVGELLSELGSAAAAAAAAAAGEPSVSLTRWLVLAVAAVSCLFLAFLLLLLALRLRRWRRSQLLAAGSGALRGVPASHFVGIDGVRAFLHSYSHEVSLTADSRKSQLRFSGGSCCDTLPARPPPDEPAPLLAEDADGARRADPAAPPVSSSHHACSATPPSPSSLSFPTRVLCRVCRMRFRYKEGKASLINSLCNSAARRFRSSQPFCFSMGVINS